A DNA window from Enoplosus armatus isolate fEnoArm2 chromosome 9, fEnoArm2.hap1, whole genome shotgun sequence contains the following coding sequences:
- the vegfaa gene encoding vascular endothelial growth factor A-A isoform X1 gives MNFVVSLVQILLAAVLHLSTVKTASINKGVEKSKNEVIPLTEVITKSMCQPREVLVDIFQEYPEDTEHTYIPSCVVLNRCGGCCSDEAMECVPTETRNITLQVMRFRPMVTRHTIDLSFSEHQKCDCRLKPDVQAKKEYHCAPCSERRKRLFVQDPLTCKCSCKFTQLDCKSRQLELNERTCRCDKPRR, from the exons ATGAACTTTGTTGTCAGTTTGGTACAAATCCTTTTGGCAGCAGTTCTTCACCTATCCACTGTAAAG ACTGCCAGCATTAACAAGGGAGTGGAGAAGAGTAAAAATGAGG TCATCCCTCTCACGGAAGTCATCACCAAGAGTATGTGTCAGCCTAGGGAGGTGCTGGTGGACATCTTCCAAGAGTATCCGGAGGACACTGAACACACCTACATCCCATCCTGCGTGGTCCTCAACCGCTGTGGAGGCTGCTGCAGTGACGAAGCAATGGAGTGTGTTCCAACGGAAACCCGCAACATCACGCTGCAG GTAATGCGGTTTAGACCAATGGTAACGCGACATACTATTGACTTAAGTTTCTCAGAGCATCAAAAGTGTGATTGCAG actAAAGCCAGATGTTCAAGCAAAGAAAGAATA CCACTGTGCGCCTTGCTCAGAGAGAAGAAAGCGCTTGTTTGTGCAGGACCCTCTCACCTGTAAATGTTCCTGCAAATTCACACAATTAGACTGCAAGTCCAGGCAACTTGAGTTAAACGAAAGAACTTGCAG atgTGACAAACCGAGGAGATGA
- the vegfaa gene encoding vascular endothelial growth factor A-A isoform X2, with the protein MNFVVSLVQILLAAVLHLSTVKTASINKGVEKSKNEGAAHVCSPVIPLTEVITKSMCQPREVLVDIFQEYPEDTEHTYIPSCVVLNRCGGCCSDEAMECVPTETRNITLQVMRFRPMVTRHTIDLSFSEHQKCDCRLKPDVQAKKEYHCAPCSERRKRLFVQDPLTCKCSCKFTQLDCKSRQLELNERTCRCDKPRR; encoded by the exons ATGAACTTTGTTGTCAGTTTGGTACAAATCCTTTTGGCAGCAGTTCTTCACCTATCCACTGTAAAG ACTGCCAGCATTAACAAGGGAGTGGAGAAGAGTAAAAATGAGG GTGCTGCTCATGTCTGCTCGCCAG TCATCCCTCTCACGGAAGTCATCACCAAGAGTATGTGTCAGCCTAGGGAGGTGCTGGTGGACATCTTCCAAGAGTATCCGGAGGACACTGAACACACCTACATCCCATCCTGCGTGGTCCTCAACCGCTGTGGAGGCTGCTGCAGTGACGAAGCAATGGAGTGTGTTCCAACGGAAACCCGCAACATCACGCTGCAG GTAATGCGGTTTAGACCAATGGTAACGCGACATACTATTGACTTAAGTTTCTCAGAGCATCAAAAGTGTGATTGCAG actAAAGCCAGATGTTCAAGCAAAGAAAGAATA CCACTGTGCGCCTTGCTCAGAGAGAAGAAAGCGCTTGTTTGTGCAGGACCCTCTCACCTGTAAATGTTCCTGCAAATTCACACAATTAGACTGCAAGTCCAGGCAACTTGAGTTAAACGAAAGAACTTGCAG atgTGACAAACCGAGGAGATGA
- the vegfaa gene encoding vascular endothelial growth factor A-A isoform X3, with translation MNFVVSLVQILLAAVLHLSTVKTASINKGVEKSKNEVIPLTEVITKSMCQPREVLVDIFQEYPEDTEHTYIPSCVVLNRCGGCCSDEAMECVPTETRNITLQVMRFRPMVTRHTIDLSFSEHQKCDCRLKPDVQAKKE, from the exons ATGAACTTTGTTGTCAGTTTGGTACAAATCCTTTTGGCAGCAGTTCTTCACCTATCCACTGTAAAG ACTGCCAGCATTAACAAGGGAGTGGAGAAGAGTAAAAATGAGG TCATCCCTCTCACGGAAGTCATCACCAAGAGTATGTGTCAGCCTAGGGAGGTGCTGGTGGACATCTTCCAAGAGTATCCGGAGGACACTGAACACACCTACATCCCATCCTGCGTGGTCCTCAACCGCTGTGGAGGCTGCTGCAGTGACGAAGCAATGGAGTGTGTTCCAACGGAAACCCGCAACATCACGCTGCAG GTAATGCGGTTTAGACCAATGGTAACGCGACATACTATTGACTTAAGTTTCTCAGAGCATCAAAAGTGTGATTGCAG actAAAGCCAGATGTTCAAGCAAAGAAAGAATA a
- the vegfaa gene encoding vascular endothelial growth factor A-A isoform X4, whose amino-acid sequence MNFVVSLVQILLAAVLHLSTVKTASINKGVEKSKNEVIPLTEVITKSMCQPREVLVDIFQEYPEDTEHTYIPSCVVLNRCGGCCSDEAMECVPTETRNITLQVMRFRPMVTRHTIDLSFSEHQKCDCRLKPDVQAKKE is encoded by the exons ATGAACTTTGTTGTCAGTTTGGTACAAATCCTTTTGGCAGCAGTTCTTCACCTATCCACTGTAAAG ACTGCCAGCATTAACAAGGGAGTGGAGAAGAGTAAAAATGAGG TCATCCCTCTCACGGAAGTCATCACCAAGAGTATGTGTCAGCCTAGGGAGGTGCTGGTGGACATCTTCCAAGAGTATCCGGAGGACACTGAACACACCTACATCCCATCCTGCGTGGTCCTCAACCGCTGTGGAGGCTGCTGCAGTGACGAAGCAATGGAGTGTGTTCCAACGGAAACCCGCAACATCACGCTGCAG GTAATGCGGTTTAGACCAATGGTAACGCGACATACTATTGACTTAAGTTTCTCAGAGCATCAAAAGTGTGATTGCAG actAAAGCCAGATGTTCAAGCAAAGAAAGAATAG